The Saccopteryx leptura isolate mSacLep1 chromosome 2, mSacLep1_pri_phased_curated, whole genome shotgun sequence genome has a window encoding:
- the LOC136391625 gene encoding hepatoma-derived growth factor-related protein 3-like codes for MAHPQPREYKAGDLVFAKMKGYPHWPARIDELPEGAVKPPANKYPIFFFGTQENAFLGPKDFSPYKEYKDKFGKSNKRKGFNEGLWEIENNPGVKFTGHQAIQQQSSSETEGEGGNTADGSSKEEECGLTCSSLELMTTRSAFSSWQYFSASGQEGHLTSQDAQISWEVLQVEEQGGMI; via the exons ATGGCACATCCCCAGCCCCGCGAATACAAGGCGGGCGACCTGGTGTTCGCCAAGATGAAGGGCTACCCGCACTGGCCGGCCCGGATTGATGAACTCCCTGAGGGAGCAGTGAAGCCTCCAGCAAACAAATACCCCATCTTCTTTTTTGGCACCCAGGAAAATGCATTTCTAGGTCCTAAAGACTTTTCTCCATATAAGGAATACAAAGACAAGTTTGGAAAGTCAAACAAACGAAAAGGATTTAATGAAGGATTGTGGGAAATAGAAAATAACCCAGGAGTAAAGTTCACTGGACACCAGGCAATTCAGCAACAGAGCTCATCAGAAACTGAGGGAGAAGGCGGGAACACTGCTGATGGGAGCAGCAAGGAGGAAG AGTGTGGACTCACCTGCTCCTCTCTGGAGTTGATGACTACCAGAAGCGCGTTCTCCAGCTGGCAGTACTTCTCAGCCTCGGGCCAG GAAGGCCATCTGACAAGCCAGGATGCGCAGATCAGCTGGGAAGTGCTTCAGGTGGAAGAGCAAGGTGGCATGATCTAG